In the Nitrosarchaeum sp. genome, one interval contains:
- the ilvB gene encoding biosynthetic-type acetolactate synthase large subunit: METMTGARALMVAMEKEGVKEVFGLPGGANLPMYDEFARCDIRHILVRHEQSAAHMADGFGRVSRKPGVCFATSGPGATNILTGIATAQADSSPMIAVTGQVPVAMIGKDAFQESDIIGMANPVVKYAFQPRTPGDIPEMVRKGFYIAETGRPGPVLIDVPKDVQQKEASMVFPDEFKIRGYHPWTDPDIMHVERAIEMLLSAERPIILAGGGTIISSAFAELQSIAELLMIPVVTTFKGKGAFPENHPLSLGPIGMHGHAEANKMMTEADCVLAIGTRFSDRSVGTFEAFEKRLKIIHMDVDPAEIGKNQTTSVAVVGDVRASLRIMVKMLMQKAIKRNEENIWIKHVKETKAYWKEHLKLHPGEMGAAKILRKLREVLPHDSIVTTEVGQHQMWASLFYDVIQPGTFFSSTGLGTMGWGFPAAIGAKVARPDVPVVDIAGDGSFSMTENSLATAVLEDIPVIVFLLNNFTLGMVAQWQRTFYNRRMIGVDQGKCPDYVKLAESYGAQGIRAQSMDELDKAIKTALKSDVATVIDIPIDPEEDVLPFVAPGTSLADMILPS; encoded by the coding sequence ATGGAAACTATGACAGGCGCCAGAGCATTGATGGTAGCTATGGAAAAAGAAGGGGTCAAAGAAGTATTTGGCTTACCTGGTGGTGCAAACCTTCCGATGTATGATGAATTTGCAAGATGTGATATTAGACATATTTTGGTAAGACACGAGCAATCTGCGGCACATATGGCCGATGGATTTGGTCGAGTAAGTAGAAAACCAGGTGTATGTTTTGCTACATCTGGACCTGGTGCTACTAACATTCTCACTGGTATTGCTACTGCCCAAGCTGATTCTTCTCCAATGATTGCAGTTACAGGTCAAGTTCCAGTAGCAATGATTGGAAAAGATGCTTTTCAGGAAAGCGATATTATTGGTATGGCAAACCCCGTTGTAAAATATGCATTTCAACCACGAACTCCTGGAGATATTCCTGAAATGGTTAGAAAAGGATTTTACATTGCAGAGACGGGTAGACCTGGACCTGTTTTAATTGATGTTCCAAAAGATGTACAACAAAAAGAAGCATCAATGGTTTTTCCTGATGAATTTAAAATTCGCGGTTATCATCCATGGACTGATCCTGATATTATGCATGTTGAAAGAGCAATTGAAATGTTACTTAGTGCAGAAAGACCGATTATTTTAGCTGGTGGTGGTACGATTATTTCATCAGCATTTGCTGAATTACAATCTATTGCTGAATTACTAATGATCCCAGTTGTTACTACATTCAAAGGAAAAGGTGCATTTCCTGAAAATCATCCGTTATCATTAGGTCCAATCGGAATGCATGGTCATGCAGAAGCAAATAAAATGATGACTGAAGCTGATTGTGTTTTAGCTATAGGTACACGATTTTCTGATAGATCTGTCGGAACATTTGAAGCCTTTGAAAAGAGACTAAAAATTATTCACATGGATGTGGACCCAGCTGAAATTGGTAAAAATCAAACAACATCTGTTGCAGTGGTAGGTGATGTACGAGCATCACTTAGAATAATGGTCAAAATGCTTATGCAAAAAGCCATTAAAAGAAATGAAGAAAATATTTGGATTAAACATGTAAAAGAAACCAAAGCATACTGGAAAGAACATCTAAAATTACATCCAGGTGAAATGGGAGCCGCAAAAATATTAAGAAAACTTAGAGAGGTTTTACCACATGATTCCATTGTAACTACTGAAGTAGGTCAACATCAAATGTGGGCATCTTTATTTTATGATGTAATTCAACCTGGTACTTTCTTTAGTTCTACTGGACTTGGAACAATGGGATGGGGATTTCCAGCTGCAATCGGTGCAAAAGTTGCAAGACCTGATGTTCCTGTAGTGGATATTGCAGGAGATGGTAGTTTTAGCATGACAGAAAACTCACTTGCAACTGCAGTGTTAGAAGATATCCCAGTCATTGTATTTTTATTAAATAATTTTACATTGGGAATGGTGGCACAATGGCAAAGAACTTTCTACAATAGAAGAATGATTGGAGTTGATCAAGGAAAATGTCCAGATTATGTTAAACTAGCAGAATCATATGGTGCTCAAGGTATACGTGCACAATCGATGGATGAATTAGATAAAGCAATTAAGACAGCATTGAAAAGTGATGTTGCAACTGTTATTGATATTCCAATTGATCCTGAAGAAGATGTATTGCCATTTGTAGCGCCAGGAACTTCTCTTGCGGATATGATTTTACCCTCTTAG
- a CDS encoding nuclear transport factor 2 family protein, with amino-acid sequence MTILSENEEIIRIIETLFESGKTKDFTVLRDIHLNDSKFSSFSDLPPYDLKNFQTTIELEELRFVSISDYEYQIKNPKISVFGDTAVVALELKQKGMLVDNKAFTGEHISIDGRATFVLIKHPTWKIAHIHLSKI; translated from the coding sequence ATGACAATTTTGTCTGAAAATGAAGAGATCATTAGAATAATTGAAACATTATTTGAATCAGGAAAGACAAAGGACTTTACAGTACTTAGAGATATTCACCTTAATGATTCTAAATTTTCTAGTTTTAGTGACTTGCCACCATATGATCTAAAAAATTTTCAAACTACAATTGAGTTAGAAGAATTAAGATTTGTAAGCATTTCAGATTATGAATATCAAATAAAAAATCCAAAGATTAGCGTGTTTGGAGATACTGCCGTAGTTGCATTAGAGTTAAAACAAAAAGGAATGTTAGTAGATAACAAAGCCTTCACTGGAGAACATATTTCAATTGATGGAAGAGCAACTTTTGTGTTGATAAAACATCCAACATGGAAAATTGCACATATTCATTTATCTAAAATATAA
- a CDS encoding zinc-dependent dehydrogenase, whose protein sequence is MKAASVKEPSVISINEIDHPVLSSGDILVQMHACGICGSDLEKVFGEYGQPSMRLGHEPAGIILDVGSNVTAFKKGDRVFTHHHVPCYSCHLCNHGNETMCPKYYETNLSPCGLSEEYVVPQWNVEHGGVLKIPDSMSFEEAAMIEPLACCVRAWTKYSYREGDSIAIFGVGPTGMMHVMLAQSKKFSKIFCFDVNEFRLKFAKKFNITDSINSLDEKRKEKILDHTEGRGVDVVIVATSSLKALEDAIDLVRKGGAIMMFGVPSKDSKIILDMNKIYSKEITLVTSYAASDNDTKEALKLIESSKIDVKQLVTHTYTISESQKAFDHAKSGDNAMKIIITK, encoded by the coding sequence ATGAAAGCCGCATCTGTCAAGGAGCCATCTGTTATTTCAATTAATGAAATAGATCATCCTGTTTTGAGTTCTGGTGATATTTTGGTTCAAATGCATGCATGCGGAATTTGTGGGTCTGATCTGGAAAAAGTATTTGGAGAATATGGGCAACCCTCCATGCGACTAGGTCACGAACCAGCAGGAATTATACTGGATGTTGGTTCTAATGTTACCGCATTCAAAAAAGGCGATAGGGTATTTACTCATCACCATGTACCATGTTACTCTTGTCACTTGTGTAATCATGGTAATGAAACAATGTGTCCAAAATATTATGAAACAAATCTGTCTCCATGTGGTTTATCTGAAGAATATGTTGTACCACAATGGAATGTAGAGCATGGTGGCGTACTAAAAATTCCTGATTCTATGAGTTTTGAAGAAGCTGCAATGATTGAACCATTGGCATGTTGTGTTAGAGCCTGGACAAAATACTCTTATCGTGAAGGGGACTCTATTGCTATTTTTGGTGTTGGACCAACTGGTATGATGCACGTAATGCTTGCTCAATCTAAAAAATTCTCAAAGATTTTCTGTTTTGATGTTAATGAATTTCGATTAAAATTTGCCAAAAAATTTAACATTACTGATTCAATCAATTCTCTAGACGAGAAAAGAAAAGAAAAAATCTTAGATCATACTGAAGGACGTGGTGTAGATGTTGTAATTGTTGCAACTAGTAGTCTAAAGGCATTAGAAGATGCAATAGACCTGGTACGAAAAGGTGGCGCTATCATGATGTTTGGTGTCCCTTCAAAGGACTCAAAAATTATTTTAGATATGAATAAAATTTATTCTAAAGAAATTACTTTGGTAACAAGTTATGCTGCATCTGATAATGATACTAAGGAAGCTCTCAAACTAATTGAATCATCTAAAATAGATGTGAAGCAATTGGTCACTCATACTTACACTATTTCAGAGTCTCAAAAAGCATTTGATCATGCTAAAAGCGGAGATAATGCAATGAAAATAATTATCACGAAATAA
- a CDS encoding V-type ATP synthase subunit F has product MKIFTVGSKSFVTSFQLAGVSGIISDSPKKTLDEIKKLTDDSDVGLVLVSDDMTESISDELTALRAAKSTLVFALPSAGSEKSEVDYRLMLKKILGV; this is encoded by the coding sequence GTGAAGATATTTACCGTAGGAAGCAAATCATTCGTTACTAGCTTTCAGTTAGCTGGTGTGTCTGGGATAATATCTGACTCTCCTAAAAAGACATTAGATGAAATCAAAAAACTAACTGATGATTCTGACGTTGGATTAGTATTGGTAAGTGATGACATGACTGAATCTATCAGTGATGAATTAACCGCGCTTCGTGCAGCAAAATCAACTCTTGTATTTGCATTACCTTCAGCAGGAAGTGAAAAATCTGAAGTCGATTATAGATTAATGCTCAAAAAGATACTGGGTGTATAA
- a CDS encoding metallophosphoesterase: protein MIKTRIIPLRPIMVLEGEKKNLIITDIHIGFESIFASNEIFIGKNSSINETISELLDVIELEKPDSLILLGDIKSSIKNISKSEWEDVPLFFKKIQERCDITLIPGNHDANIQRLIPENISMISSTGMVEENILLTHGHTMPSENFSHVDKIIMGHVHPVFFQEDSILNGQRVWVTMKTEKQNIFPNKSGDVEITIIPSFNRYFYATHKKIYKKSISPIIERIKQVSTAKIITLDGTIIGDESMIDQIL, encoded by the coding sequence ATGATCAAAACAAGAATAATACCATTAAGACCAATAATGGTTTTAGAAGGAGAGAAAAAGAATCTCATAATAACAGATATTCATATTGGTTTTGAAAGTATATTTGCATCAAATGAAATTTTTATTGGAAAGAATTCATCCATCAATGAAACAATATCAGAATTATTAGATGTAATTGAGTTAGAAAAGCCAGATTCATTAATTTTACTAGGAGACATAAAATCTAGCATTAAAAATATTTCAAAGAGTGAATGGGAGGATGTTCCATTATTTTTTAAAAAAATCCAAGAAAGATGTGATATAACGTTAATTCCTGGAAATCATGATGCAAATATTCAGAGATTAATTCCCGAAAACATTTCGATGATCAGTTCTACGGGAATGGTAGAAGAAAATATTTTACTTACACATGGACATACGATGCCTTCAGAGAATTTTTCTCATGTTGATAAAATTATAATGGGTCATGTACATCCAGTATTTTTTCAAGAAGATTCGATATTAAATGGACAAAGAGTTTGGGTAACAATGAAAACAGAAAAACAAAATATTTTTCCAAACAAATCTGGAGACGTAGAGATTACAATAATTCCATCTTTTAACAGATATTTTTATGCAACACATAAAAAAATATATAAAAAATCAATTTCTCCAATAATAGAAAGAATCAAACAGGTATCAACGGCTAAAATAATCACATTGGATGGAACAATTATAGGTGATGAATCAATGATTGATCAAATTTTATAA
- the carB gene encoding carbamoyl-phosphate synthase (glutamine-hydrolyzing) large subunit — translation MKSILINPNIATIQTDTRFANNVYLLPVNTEYVESVIEKERPDGIMLAYGGQTALNCGINLAEAGILQKYGVKVLGTQIPGIQRTEDRQLFKDSMTQCNVPVLKSRTVTNFKDAKEIAQELGYPVIIRVAYTLGGKGGGVAYNEIELHEIVERGLRASLVGQVLVEEYIGHWKQIEYEVMQDWDGNNVIVCNMENVLSMKVHTGDNIVVAPSQTINNHEYHMLRTAALRATKHVGIVGECNIQYALDSDSDRYVAIEINPRLSRSSALASKATGYPLAYMSAKIGLGYTLPELVNRITKTTTACFEPSLDYVVCKHPRWDFGKFDLVKRKLGPTMKSVGEVMAVGRSFEESLQKAIRMLDIGNDGLVLNRANMKTFDEEQIEDKLSHPDDLILYYVAAALKIGISVERIYKLSAIDPWFIEKIKNIVDIESTLKQEELSTPLLWESKKLGFSDKQIARAKDKSPEEVREIRKKAGVLPSVKQIDTLAAEWPAVTNYLYLTYGGNQNDITVNPDEKGIIVLGAGPYRIGSSVEFDWGTVNMVWGLQENGEKNVSVVNCNPETVSTDYDICSRLYFEELTLERILDIAEFENPKGIITCVGGQTANNLTLGLAKLGVNIMGTSAKDVDRAEDRSKFSAELDKLHIQQPRWQAFSNVVEAKNFANDVGFPVIVRPSYVLSGAAMKVVWSQDELKKYVKEATDVSPDHPVVISKFMLNSLEVDVDGISNGTDVIIGAIVEHIESAGVHSGDAMMCIPPWRLNNKTIETITEYSIKIAKTFNVKGPFNLQFLIHDDHVYVIELNIRASRSMPFVSKLVKTNLIMLAAKAILGKPLPKMPENKWQKIHNFGIKVPQFSFMQLEGADITLGVEMQSTGEVACFGTSFYDALAKGLTSAGYTLPKTGTALVTVGGSQNKEKLLQPIARLKSLGFKIVATEHTAEFFEEKIGDIEVVHKISEPTRKPNIADLLYDRKIDFIINIPSTSTLEKYVGMLEDEYQIRRKSLELGIPVLTTIELADSFVKTLEWLKDNKTTRDPIEPYDTID, via the coding sequence TGGCCAAACTGCTCTAAATTGCGGTATTAATCTTGCAGAAGCAGGCATACTGCAAAAGTATGGGGTTAAAGTATTAGGTACGCAAATCCCCGGAATTCAAAGAACTGAGGATCGTCAACTCTTCAAAGACTCTATGACACAATGTAATGTTCCAGTTCTAAAAAGTAGGACTGTTACTAACTTTAAAGACGCAAAGGAAATAGCTCAGGAACTCGGCTATCCTGTAATTATTCGAGTAGCATATACACTTGGAGGTAAGGGTGGTGGGGTAGCTTACAATGAAATTGAATTACATGAAATTGTAGAACGTGGATTACGTGCAAGTCTTGTGGGACAAGTTCTAGTTGAAGAATACATTGGACATTGGAAGCAAATAGAGTATGAAGTAATGCAAGACTGGGATGGAAACAATGTCATTGTATGTAATATGGAAAATGTTCTTTCAATGAAAGTTCATACTGGTGATAATATCGTCGTTGCACCTTCTCAGACAATCAATAATCACGAATATCATATGTTACGTACTGCAGCATTACGTGCAACGAAACATGTTGGAATTGTAGGGGAATGTAATATTCAATATGCATTAGATTCTGACTCTGACCGATATGTTGCAATTGAAATTAATCCCAGATTGTCTCGTTCTTCTGCACTTGCAAGCAAAGCAACTGGATATCCACTAGCATACATGTCTGCCAAAATTGGGTTGGGATACACTCTACCTGAATTAGTAAATAGAATCACTAAAACAACTACAGCTTGTTTTGAACCATCATTAGATTATGTTGTGTGTAAACACCCTCGTTGGGATTTTGGTAAATTTGATCTTGTAAAACGAAAACTTGGCCCTACAATGAAATCTGTCGGTGAAGTCATGGCAGTTGGAAGAAGCTTTGAGGAATCATTACAAAAAGCAATACGTATGCTTGACATTGGAAATGATGGGCTTGTTTTAAACCGAGCAAACATGAAAACGTTTGATGAAGAACAAATCGAAGATAAATTATCTCATCCTGATGATCTGATTTTGTATTATGTTGCAGCTGCACTCAAAATTGGAATTTCAGTTGAAAGAATTTACAAATTATCTGCAATTGATCCATGGTTTATTGAGAAGATCAAAAACATTGTAGATATAGAATCTACATTAAAACAAGAAGAACTTTCAACTCCTTTACTTTGGGAGTCAAAAAAGTTGGGATTCTCTGATAAACAGATTGCTCGTGCTAAAGATAAATCTCCTGAAGAAGTACGTGAAATACGCAAAAAAGCAGGAGTTTTACCTTCTGTAAAGCAAATTGATACTCTTGCAGCTGAATGGCCAGCCGTCACAAATTATCTGTATTTGACATACGGTGGAAATCAAAATGATATTACCGTTAATCCTGATGAAAAAGGAATAATCGTACTAGGTGCTGGACCATATCGAATTGGTAGCAGTGTAGAATTTGATTGGGGTACAGTAAACATGGTTTGGGGTTTGCAAGAAAATGGAGAAAAAAATGTTTCAGTAGTAAATTGTAATCCTGAAACTGTTTCAACTGATTATGATATTTGTAGTAGATTATACTTTGAAGAATTGACTTTGGAGAGAATTTTAGATATTGCTGAATTTGAAAATCCAAAAGGAATCATCACATGTGTTGGAGGGCAAACTGCAAATAATTTGACTTTAGGTCTTGCAAAACTCGGTGTTAACATTATGGGTACTAGTGCAAAAGATGTTGATAGAGCAGAAGATCGTTCTAAATTTAGTGCTGAATTAGATAAATTACATATTCAACAACCTCGATGGCAAGCATTTTCAAATGTTGTAGAGGCCAAAAACTTTGCAAATGATGTAGGATTCCCAGTAATTGTTCGACCCTCATATGTATTATCTGGGGCTGCAATGAAAGTTGTCTGGTCTCAAGATGAACTAAAAAAATATGTTAAAGAAGCAACAGATGTGTCACCTGATCATCCAGTAGTAATCTCAAAATTCATGTTAAATTCACTTGAAGTTGATGTTGATGGAATTAGTAATGGAACTGACGTAATCATTGGAGCAATAGTCGAACACATTGAAAGTGCTGGTGTTCATTCTGGTGATGCTATGATGTGCATTCCACCATGGAGATTAAATAATAAAACTATTGAGACAATAACTGAATATTCTATAAAGATTGCAAAAACGTTTAATGTTAAAGGACCATTTAATTTACAATTTTTAATACATGATGATCATGTTTACGTAATTGAATTAAACATTAGAGCATCACGCTCTATGCCATTTGTATCTAAGCTTGTTAAGACAAATCTAATTATGCTTGCTGCAAAGGCAATCTTAGGTAAACCATTACCTAAAATGCCTGAAAATAAATGGCAAAAAATTCATAATTTTGGAATCAAAGTGCCCCAATTCTCATTTATGCAATTAGAGGGAGCAGATATTACATTAGGTGTAGAGATGCAATCCACTGGTGAAGTTGCATGCTTTGGTACGAGTTTTTATGATGCATTAGCTAAAGGACTTACTTCAGCTGGGTACACTCTTCCTAAAACAGGTACTGCATTAGTAACCGTTGGTGGTTCTCAAAACAAAGAAAAATTACTACAACCTATTGCACGATTAAAGAGTCTAGGATTTAAAATCGTAGCAACAGAACATACTGCAGAATTCTTTGAAGAGAAAATTGGCGATATAGAAGTTGTGCATAAAATATCTGAACCTACAAGAAAACCAAACATTGCAGATTTGTTATATGATCGAAAAATAGATTTCATCATAAATATTCCAAGCACGTCAACACTTGAAAAATATGTTGGAATGTTAGAAGACGAATATCAGATTAGACGAAAATCTTTAGAATTGGGAATTCCTGTTCTTACCACCATTGAACTAGCTGATTCTTTTGTAAAAACTTTGGAATGGCTTAAAGACAATAAAACAACTAGAGATCCAATAGAACCATATGATACAATTGATTAA